The window GAGAGTCCTGATGCATGAGGTGTCCACCAAAATAGGTGGACACCTTGTGATGAGCGACGATGATCAGAAACTGCGGGTCAGGCTTGTCGGCCGGAACGGTCGCCGGCGCTACGAGGCGGCATCGAAAGAGCGTCTTGTCGCGGCCTGCCTTGAGCCTGGGGTTTCGGTATCGAGGCTTGCACTCGAACATGGGGTCAACGCGAACCTCCTTCGGAAGTGGATCAAGAAGCACAGCGCGACCAGGTCGCTGCCGCCGTCCTCACGCCCGGCGTTCATCCCGGTTCAGCTTGAGGGGAAGTCCGAGCGGGACCTGTCGCGAAAAGACAGCGTGGCGACGGTTGATTTGCCGGCTTACGATGAAGTGCGTGGTTCGGAACCCAAAGGGACTCCAGCTTTTTGTTCTCCGGCCAAAGTGAGCGTGTCGCTGCCGAATGGCGTGAAGCTCGCGCTGGAATGCGGCGATGTGGATGCATTGACGGCGATCATCGGAGCGCTGGGCGATGTTTAGACTGGGCGATGACCTGCAGGTCTATCTGCACCGTGAGCCGATCGACTTCCGGGCTGGCATCAACAGCCTTGCGGTCCTGGTCCAGGAGACGATGGCGCTCGATCCATTCACTCCGGCGGTTTTTGCGTTCTGCAATCGCCGTTGCGACCGGATGAAGCTTCTGTTCTTCGATCGGTCCGGCTTTGTACTGGTCCTGAAGCGGCTGACCGAAGACAGGTTCCGATGGCCGCGCCGCCAGGAGGCGATCGTCACGCTGACGACGGAGCAATTGCACTGGATCCTTGACGGCATCGATATCGATGCGATGGTCCGCCATCCGGTGCGGCAATATCAGGTTGCCGGCTGAGCTCTCGAGTTGAGCGGTTGACGCGTCGGTACGGTTCAGATTCAAGAATTCGATGAATCGAACCGGCGATCCGAGTGTTGAAGTGCTGTTGGCACGCATTGCTGCGCTGCAGGCGGAGAACCATCAACTCGCCGACCGCGTCGCCAAGCTCGAGGAAGAACTGGCGCTGGCACGCCTGCATCGTTTTGCGCCGCGCAGCGAAAAGCATGTTGATCGTCTCTTCAATGAAGCCGAGCAGGCCTCCGATGAGGAGGACGCCGGCAGTGAAACGAACAATATCGCCGAACTTCCGGACACGGGCTTGCCACCCGTCGAAAACACAATGGGAAAGAAGCGCGGCCGCAAGCCGCTGCCGGGGAACCTACCTCGTGAGCGCGTCGAGTATGACCTGTCCGACGATCAGAAGGCGTGTCCTTGCTGCCGTGGCCAGATGCATCGCATGGGCGAGGCTGTCACCGAGCAACTTCATATCGAGGTGAAGGCGAAGGTTTTACAGAATGTGCGCTTCAAATATGCGTGCCGCCATTGCGATCGCACCGGGATCCACGCCCCTGTCGTGACCGCGCCGATGCCGCCGCAACCATTGCCGGGCAGCGTTGCCACGCCCTCGACGCTGGCGTTCGCGCTGGTTCACAAATATGTCGATGGCACGCCGCTCTACCGCCTGGCGCAGGCCTTCGAACGTGCAGGTGTTCCTGTCAGCCGCGGCGCTTTGGGCCACTGGGTGATTGGCTCGAGCGAGAAGCATCTGCATCGCATCTACGACGCCCTGAAGCTGCGGCTCAGATCACAACCTCTCATCCATGGCGACGAGACAACGGTTCAGGTCCTCAAGGAGAAGGACAAACGGGCCACCAGCACATCGTACATGTGGGCTTATCGCAGCGGCAAGGGCAGCCACGAGCCGATCGTTCTTCTGGATTATCAGCCGGGCCGCGGCCAAATCCACCCGCAAGCCTTCCTCGGCGATTACCGTGGCATTGTAATGAGTGACGGCTATACCGCATGGCGCACGCTGGAAGGGGCCACCCACATTGGATGCATGGCCCACTCCCGGCGGCGCTTTGTCGATGCCCTCAAAGCCAGGAAGAAGGGCGGCGGTCCGCCCGAGCAAGCGCTGCGGTTCTTTGAACAGCTCTACCGGGTTGAAAGGCGGGCGTGGGACGGAATACCGGAGAAGGGTGAAACACAGGCCTACTGCATTCGCCGCTTCCGCCAGCAACATAGTGTCCCCATCCTCAATGCTCTCAAAGTATGGCTCGATGACATGGCCCCGAAGGTCTTGCCTGACAGCAAGCTCGGCGACGCCGTATCCTACACCCGAAACCAATGGGAATATCTGACGCGCTACACCGGGGACGGCAGCATGCCGATTGACAACAATCTTCTGGAGCGCGACATCAGGGTTTTTGCAACTGGCAGGAAGAGTTGGTTGTTCAGCGATACCGTGGACGGAGCCAAGGCCAGTGCCGTCGTCTATAGCCTGATGCTGACCTGCCGCGCCTCACGTGTCGAGCCGTTAGCGTGGTTGCGCCACGTCCTCACCGAATTGCCTCAGCGCGCCGGCGACGCCGATATTACAGACCTGCTGCCCTTCAACTTCCACAAAGCCGCCACTGCCTGAACGGCTCGGTATCGCCCGATACCAGGGCAATCCATCAAAACCGCCGGCGTGCGAAGAAAATCGCGCTTACCGATGAAGCACAGCCATTGATGCAGTTTTGAACGCTCGGCGTTCGACGCGGTGCCGAGGCCGGCCCGCGGGAACTGGTCGGCGACATATTGCAGGATCGCTGCGTTCTCGGTCAGCACGACGCCGTCGTCGGTGCGCAGCGTCGGCACCAGCCCGAGCGGGTTGACCTTGTTGAAGTCAGAGCCGTCGTTGCGCACCTGCTTGGTCTTCGGATCGACCTCGAGATAGTTGGCCGGCTGGCCGGCTTCTTAGAGCGCGACGCGGGTCGCCATCGAGCAGGCGAGCGGCGAGAAATAAAGGTCCATTGGTGCCTCCTTGGGGCGGTCTGGCGCGGATGTCCCGGCCGTTGTTGATTTTTGTACTGTCCTGGATAATATTGATGCGGTCAAGGAATTAAATGCGAAATGGTACAAAAAACTAACAAGCCGCCATCTGCTGCCAAAATCGCAGCGCCTGTCGCGCCGAAGCGGCGCGGGCGGCCGC of the Bradyrhizobium quebecense genome contains:
- the tnpB gene encoding IS66 family insertion sequence element accessory protein TnpB (TnpB, as the term is used for proteins encoded by IS66 family insertion elements, is considered an accessory protein, since TnpC, encoded by a neighboring gene, is a DDE family transposase.), translated to MFRLGDDLQVYLHREPIDFRAGINSLAVLVQETMALDPFTPAVFAFCNRRCDRMKLLFFDRSGFVLVLKRLTEDRFRWPRRQEAIVTLTTEQLHWILDGIDIDAMVRHPVRQYQVAG
- the tnpA gene encoding IS66-like element accessory protein TnpA; the protein is MSDDDQKLRVRLVGRNGRRRYEAASKERLVAACLEPGVSVSRLALEHGVNANLLRKWIKKHSATRSLPPSSRPAFIPVQLEGKSERDLSRKDSVATVDLPAYDEVRGSEPKGTPAFCSPAKVSVSLPNGVKLALECGDVDALTAIIGALGDV
- the tnpC gene encoding IS66 family transposase, which encodes MNRTGDPSVEVLLARIAALQAENHQLADRVAKLEEELALARLHRFAPRSEKHVDRLFNEAEQASDEEDAGSETNNIAELPDTGLPPVENTMGKKRGRKPLPGNLPRERVEYDLSDDQKACPCCRGQMHRMGEAVTEQLHIEVKAKVLQNVRFKYACRHCDRTGIHAPVVTAPMPPQPLPGSVATPSTLAFALVHKYVDGTPLYRLAQAFERAGVPVSRGALGHWVIGSSEKHLHRIYDALKLRLRSQPLIHGDETTVQVLKEKDKRATSTSYMWAYRSGKGSHEPIVLLDYQPGRGQIHPQAFLGDYRGIVMSDGYTAWRTLEGATHIGCMAHSRRRFVDALKARKKGGGPPEQALRFFEQLYRVERRAWDGIPEKGETQAYCIRRFRQQHSVPILNALKVWLDDMAPKVLPDSKLGDAVSYTRNQWEYLTRYTGDGSMPIDNNLLERDIRVFATGRKSWLFSDTVDGAKASAVVYSLMLTCRASRVEPLAWLRHVLTELPQRAGDADITDLLPFNFHKAATA